One window of Candidatus Tokpelaia hoelldoblerii genomic DNA carries:
- the dctA gene encoding C4-dicarboxylate transport protein (bhsal12500), whose translation MTRQIQHLVSTKIPHRPFYRHLYVQVILAIIVGILLGHFWPAIGIAMKPFGDGFIKLVKMIITPVIFLTIVSGITGMSNMKSMGRVAGKAMAYFLTFSTLALIIGLVIGNLVQPGAGLNATVESLDAKDIAEVATYAQKARDSAAIVTDSEVSIVWLVQLVMKGVVYIIADVIPNTLFSGFVEGKILQVLFVAVLFGTALAAAGPRGKPVIDLVNALVAPVFKLIGYLMKAAPIGAFGAMAFTIGKFGIGALVKLGFLIGTFYVTSLLFVLVILGAVCRYNGFSILALIRYIKDELLLILGTSSSESALPMLIEKMERAGAKKSVVGLVIPTGYSFNLDGTNIYMTLATLFIAQAFNIPLTFGEQIGILVLAMLFSKGAAGVTGSGFITLAATLTAVPSIPIEGMALILGIDRFMSECRSLTNFSGNAVACIVVAAWEKQLDRDKLHAALSGKIPNIPGTEVTESA comes from the coding sequence ATGACCAGACAGATTCAGCATCTGGTATCCACGAAAATACCACACCGCCCGTTCTACCGGCATCTGTATGTGCAGGTTATTCTTGCCATCATTGTCGGTATTCTGCTCGGCCATTTCTGGCCTGCAATCGGTATAGCGATGAAGCCTTTCGGTGACGGTTTCATCAAACTGGTTAAAATGATCATCACCCCGGTTATCTTTCTGACCATTGTCAGCGGCATTACCGGTATGAGCAATATGAAAAGCATGGGGCGCGTTGCCGGTAAAGCAATGGCCTATTTCCTGACCTTTTCGACACTGGCGCTGATTATCGGCCTTGTTATCGGCAACCTGGTGCAACCCGGGGCGGGGCTGAATGCAACCGTTGAAAGCCTTGACGCCAAGGATATCGCCGAAGTCGCCACCTATGCGCAAAAAGCCCGCGACAGCGCCGCAATCGTTACCGATTCAGAAGTCAGCATTGTATGGCTGGTTCAACTTGTCATGAAGGGTGTGGTGTATATTATTGCCGACGTCATCCCCAACACGCTTTTTTCAGGCTTTGTTGAAGGTAAAATCCTGCAGGTTCTGTTTGTCGCTGTTTTGTTCGGCACAGCACTTGCCGCCGCCGGCCCGCGCGGCAAACCGGTCATCGACCTTGTCAATGCGCTTGTTGCCCCGGTCTTCAAACTTATCGGTTACCTGATGAAAGCGGCCCCCATCGGCGCTTTTGGCGCCATGGCCTTCACCATCGGCAAATTCGGTATCGGCGCTCTGGTCAAGCTCGGCTTCCTCATTGGCACTTTCTACGTCACATCACTGTTGTTTGTGCTTGTTATTCTGGGCGCAGTCTGCCGTTATAACGGTTTTTCCATCCTTGCGCTTATCCGCTATATCAAGGATGAGCTGCTGCTTATTCTCGGCACATCTTCCTCTGAATCAGCCCTGCCGATGCTGATAGAGAAAATGGAAAGAGCCGGCGCGAAAAAATCTGTTGTCGGGCTGGTTATTCCGACAGGCTATTCTTTCAATCTTGATGGCACCAACATCTATATGACACTGGCCACGCTGTTTATCGCGCAAGCCTTCAATATTCCGCTGACCTTCGGTGAACAGATCGGTATTCTGGTTCTGGCCATGCTGTTTTCAAAAGGAGCGGCCGGTGTTACCGGCTCGGGCTTCATCACACTGGCGGCAACACTGACCGCTGTTCCGTCCATTCCGATTGAAGGCATGGCTCTGATTTTAGGCATTGACCGTTTTATGTCGGAATGCCGTTCGCTCACCAACTTTTCCGGCAATGCCGTGGCCTGCATTGTTGTCGCCGCATGGGAAAAACAACTCGACAGGGACAAACTCCATGCTGCCTTAAGCGGTAAAATACCCAATATACCCGGCACGGAAGTTACGGAAAGCGCTTGA
- a CDS encoding Dehydrogenase (bhsal12510), with protein MRVKDKVALVTGGAKGIGEATAILLAREGARVVLTDLDHESGEIVARKINDLGGVARFILQDVADEERWREVVDDTIKWFNKLDILVNNAGIAHFTSLEEETLEKWKALQAINLDAIFLGTREAIRVMKERKSGSIINVSSVAGLVGDPLLAAYNASKGGVRLFTKSAALHCGQAGYGIRVNSVHPGYICTPLMAQIAKNSGNQEEYEAQVTALHPIGRLGVPDDIASGILYLASDEASFVTGSELVIDGGYTAQ; from the coding sequence ATGCGCGTAAAAGACAAAGTGGCTCTTGTAACTGGTGGTGCAAAAGGTATAGGCGAGGCAACTGCTATCCTGCTGGCGAGAGAAGGGGCAAGGGTCGTATTGACTGATCTGGATCATGAGAGTGGGGAGATTGTTGCAAGGAAGATTAATGATCTGGGTGGTGTTGCCAGATTTATACTTCAGGATGTAGCGGATGAAGAACGCTGGCGTGAGGTCGTTGATGACACCATAAAGTGGTTTAATAAGCTGGATATTTTGGTAAACAACGCAGGTATTGCCCACTTTACTTCGTTGGAAGAGGAAACACTTGAAAAATGGAAAGCCTTGCAGGCAATCAATCTGGATGCAATATTTTTAGGAACGCGGGAAGCGATTCGGGTGATGAAGGAGCGTAAGAGCGGTTCCATTATCAATGTATCATCGGTTGCGGGACTGGTGGGAGATCCATTGCTTGCAGCCTATAACGCCAGCAAGGGCGGAGTGCGGTTGTTTACAAAATCTGCTGCGCTGCATTGCGGTCAGGCTGGCTATGGTATTCGTGTTAATTCTGTGCATCCCGGTTATATCTGTACGCCTTTAATGGCTCAGATAGCAAAAAATAGCGGTAATCAGGAAGAGTACGAGGCACAGGTAACAGCCTTACACCCGATTGGCCGGTTAGGCGTGCCGGATGATATTGCCTCTGGCATCCTTTATCTGGCGTCAGATGAAGCCAGCTTTGTTACCGGCAGTGAACTGGTGATCGACGGCGGTTATACGGCGCAGTAA
- a CDS encoding ATP/GTP-binding site motif A (P-loop) (bhsal12520), translating to MLALRILSVAGMEFSAQQEKALAAVAAWLKEGRKPVFRLFGYAGTGKTTLARHFAENVDGRVEFAAFTGKAAQVLRARGAKGARTIHSLIYRPRGEEAVEDEATGKTAMAPTFAINRQSPAAEARLIVIDECSMVDEALGRDLLGFGTPVLVLGDPGQLPPVSGGGFFTGHEPDFLLTDIHRQARDNPIIRLAMDVREGREIAYGDYGQAKVISRKDINQQLVLAADQVLVGTNRTRRLYNRRLRELKGFSADYPQAGDKLVCLRNDPAKGLLNGSLWKVMSSSRETVKPGINLLVTPEDDDRGVARIKLLKAQFEAPESEVSWSLKKRFDDFDYGYALTVHKAQGSQWDSVVLFDESFAFRDTRERWLYTAITRAAEKLIIVR from the coding sequence GTGCTTGCGCTGCGAATCCTGTCTGTTGCGGGCATGGAATTCTCGGCACAACAGGAAAAAGCACTGGCGGCGGTTGCCGCGTGGTTGAAGGAAGGGCGCAAGCCTGTGTTCCGCCTGTTTGGCTATGCCGGTACGGGCAAGACAACGCTGGCCCGCCATTTTGCTGAAAATGTTGATGGAAGGGTGGAATTTGCCGCCTTTACCGGCAAGGCGGCGCAGGTTCTGCGCGCGCGCGGCGCAAAAGGCGCGCGCACCATCCATTCGCTGATTTACCGGCCGCGCGGTGAGGAGGCGGTGGAAGATGAGGCGACCGGCAAAACTGCCATGGCGCCGACATTTGCCATCAACCGGCAAAGCCCGGCGGCAGAAGCCAGACTGATTGTGATTGATGAATGCTCCATGGTGGATGAAGCCCTGGGGCGTGATTTGCTGGGTTTCGGCACGCCGGTGCTGGTGCTGGGGGACCCCGGGCAGCTGCCGCCTGTTTCGGGCGGCGGTTTTTTTACTGGACATGAGCCGGATTTTCTGCTCACCGACATTCACCGGCAGGCGCGGGATAACCCGATTATCCGGCTGGCGATGGATGTGCGTGAGGGGCGCGAGATTGCCTATGGCGATTACGGGCAGGCAAAAGTTATTTCACGCAAGGACATCAATCAGCAGCTGGTGCTGGCGGCTGATCAGGTGCTGGTCGGCACCAACCGCACCCGCAGGTTGTATAACCGCCGCCTGCGTGAGCTGAAAGGATTCAGCGCTGATTATCCGCAAGCGGGCGACAAGCTTGTCTGCCTGCGCAATGACCCGGCCAAGGGGCTGCTGAACGGTTCGCTGTGGAAGGTGATGAGTTCTTCACGCGAAACGGTAAAACCTGGCATCAACCTGCTTGTCACGCCGGAAGATGATGACCGCGGCGTGGCCAGAATCAAACTTTTGAAAGCGCAGTTTGAAGCGCCTGAAAGCGAGGTTTCATGGTCGCTGAAAAAGCGTTTTGATGATTTTGACTATGGTTATGCGCTGACCGTGCACAAGGCGCAAGGGTCGCAATGGGATAGTGTCGTGCTGTTTGACGAAAGCTTTGCTTTCCGCGATACGCGTGAGCGCTGGCTTTACACAGCGATCACCCGCGCGGCGGAGAAGCTGATTATTGTCCGGTAA
- the ilvH gene encoding Acetolactate synthase small subunit (AHAS)(Acetohydroxy-acid synthase small subunit) (ALS) (bhsal12530) produces the protein MQTENVNFGSAYFIEPDTDPIETHTLTVLVDNEPGTLARVIGLFSGRGYNIESLTVSETEAEKHLSRITIVTRGTSHIINQIRHQLERIVPVHRVVDLTVRARELNQDAPIERELALVKVAGGRGDARVEALRLADAFKARVIDATPEHFVFQITGKPAKLDQFISVMRPLGLIEICRTGIAAMNRGAQGM, from the coding sequence ATGCAGACAGAAAATGTAAATTTCGGTTCAGCCTATTTCATTGAGCCCGATACCGATCCGATAGAAACCCACACGCTGACGGTGCTGGTGGATAATGAGCCCGGCACGCTGGCGCGGGTGATCGGGCTGTTTTCCGGGCGCGGCTATAATATTGAAAGCCTGACGGTTTCAGAAACCGAGGCGGAAAAGCACCTTTCACGCATTACCATTGTAACGCGCGGCACGTCGCATATCATCAATCAGATCCGCCATCAGCTGGAGCGGATTGTGCCGGTGCACCGCGTGGTTGACTTGACGGTGCGGGCGCGGGAACTCAATCAGGACGCGCCGATTGAGCGTGAACTGGCGCTGGTCAAGGTGGCCGGCGGGCGGGGCGATGCCAGGGTGGAAGCCTTGCGGCTGGCGGATGCGTTCAAGGCGCGGGTGATTGACGCGACGCCTGAGCATTTTGTTTTTCAGATTACCGGCAAGCCGGCAAAGCTTGACCAGTTTATCAGCGTCATGCGGCCGCTTGGCCTTATCGAAATCTGCCGCACCGGCATTGCTGCGATGAACCGCGGCGCACAAGGGATGTAA
- the ilvB gene encoding Acetolactate synthase (bhsal12540), which yields MTDDDGQAPAADGRKMTGAEIVIQALIDQGVEHIFGYPGGAVLPIYDEVFQQEGFRHVLVRHEQAAGHAAEGYARTTGKVGVMLVTSGPGGTNAVTPLQDALMDSIPLVCISGQVPTSLIGTDAFQEADIVGITRPCTKHNWLVKDVNDLARVIHEAFHIAQTGRPGPVLIDIPKDVQFATGVYTAPQAMPRASYQPKVQGEAVAVSYAVSLLAAAKKPVIYSGGGVINSGGQAVRLLRELAEIGDLPVTSTLMGLGAYPASGKNWLGMLGMHGTYEANMTMHDCDVMLAVGTRFDDRITGRLDAFAPHAKIIHIDIDPSSINKTVKVDVPIVGDVGHVLEDMVRQLRAAGGVEDQAARADWWQQIDRWRSRRSLAYRSGKDGIMPQYAIERLYALSREHNPYLTTEVGQHQMWTAQYFGFDEPGHWMTSGGLGTMGYGFPAAIGVQIARPDDLVICVAGDASIQMNIQEFATAIQHKAPVKVFILNNQYMGMVRQWQQLLHGNRLSHSYTEAMPDFVKLAQAYGAVGMECSNPAELDDKIREMIACDRPVLFDCRVISLENCFPMIPSGRAHNDMLLPDEATDDVVANAIDAEGRSLV from the coding sequence ATGACAGACGATGACGGGCAAGCGCCGGCGGCGGACGGCAGGAAAATGACCGGTGCGGAAATTGTGATTCAGGCGCTGATTGATCAGGGGGTGGAACATATTTTCGGCTATCCCGGCGGGGCTGTTCTGCCGATTTATGACGAGGTCTTTCAGCAGGAGGGCTTCCGGCATGTGCTGGTGCGCCATGAACAGGCGGCAGGGCATGCCGCTGAAGGTTATGCCCGCACCACCGGCAAGGTCGGTGTGATGCTGGTGACTTCCGGCCCGGGCGGCACCAATGCGGTGACGCCATTGCAAGACGCCCTGATGGATTCCATACCCCTTGTTTGTATTTCAGGGCAGGTGCCGACATCGCTTATCGGCACGGATGCGTTTCAGGAAGCTGATATTGTCGGCATCACCCGCCCCTGCACCAAGCATAACTGGCTGGTCAAGGATGTGAATGACCTTGCCCGTGTTATCCATGAAGCGTTTCATATTGCGCAAACCGGCCGTCCGGGGCCGGTGCTGATTGATATTCCAAAAGATGTTCAGTTTGCCACCGGCGTCTATACCGCGCCGCAGGCTATGCCGCGCGCCAGCTACCAGCCGAAAGTGCAGGGTGAGGCCGTTGCTGTCAGCTATGCGGTCAGCCTGCTGGCAGCCGCAAAAAAGCCGGTGATTTATTCGGGTGGCGGCGTTATCAATTCCGGCGGGCAAGCGGTGCGGCTGTTGCGGGAACTGGCTGAAATCGGCGATTTACCCGTGACTTCAACCCTGATGGGGCTGGGCGCTTATCCGGCCAGCGGTAAAAACTGGCTTGGCATGCTGGGAATGCACGGCACGTATGAAGCCAATATGACCATGCATGATTGCGATGTCATGCTGGCTGTCGGCACGCGCTTTGATGACCGTATCACTGGCAGGCTGGACGCTTTTGCCCCGCATGCGAAAATTATCCATATTGATATTGACCCCTCCTCCATCAATAAGACTGTGAAGGTTGATGTGCCGATTGTCGGCGATGTCGGCCATGTGCTGGAGGATATGGTGCGCCAGTTGCGCGCTGCCGGCGGGGTGGAAGACCAGGCCGCGCGTGCCGACTGGTGGCAGCAGATTGACAGATGGCGGTCGCGCCGGTCGCTGGCCTATCGCTCAGGCAAAGATGGTATCATGCCGCAATATGCCATTGAGCGGCTGTATGCGCTGAGCAGGGAGCATAATCCCTACCTGACGACAGAAGTTGGCCAGCACCAGATGTGGACGGCACAGTATTTCGGCTTTGATGAACCGGGCCACTGGATGACATCCGGCGGGCTGGGCACGATGGGCTATGGTTTTCCCGCGGCCATTGGCGTGCAGATTGCCCGCCCGGACGATCTGGTGATCTGCGTGGCGGGGGACGCGTCTATCCAGATGAATATTCAGGAATTTGCCACTGCTATCCAGCATAAGGCGCCGGTCAAGGTGTTTATCCTCAACAACCAGTATATGGGCATGGTGCGCCAGTGGCAGCAATTGCTGCATGGCAACCGCCTGTCGCATTCCTACACGGAAGCGATGCCGGATTTTGTCAAACTGGCGCAAGCCTATGGCGCGGTTGGGATGGAATGCAGCAATCCGGCGGAACTTGATGATAAAATCCGTGAGATGATTGCCTGTGACAGGCCGGTTCTGTTTGATTGCCGTGTGATCAGTCTGGAAAACTGCTTTCCGATGATTCCGTCCGGGCGGGCGCATAATGATATGCTGCTGCCTGATGAGGCGACGGATGACGTGGTGGCCAATGCTATTGACGCTGAAGGGCGTTCGCTCGTTTAA